A genomic region of Pseudomonas sp. KU43P contains the following coding sequences:
- a CDS encoding 1,6-dihydroxycyclohexa-2,4-diene-1-carboxylate dehydrogenase has translation MNNRFQGKVALVTGAAQGIGRGVCWRLKAEGAQVVAVDRSELVHELAGEGMLTLTADLEQHTDCARVMATAVETFGRLDILVNNVGGTIWAKPFEHYEVEQIEAEVRRSLFPTLWCCHAALPYMLERGSGAIVNVSSIATRGVNRVPYGAAKGGVNALTACLAFETADRGIRVNATAPGGTEAPPRRVPRNAAEQSEQDKAWYQQIVDQTLSSSLMHRYGSIDEQVGAILFLASDEASYITGVTLPVGGGDLG, from the coding sequence ATGAACAACAGATTCCAAGGCAAGGTCGCCCTGGTCACCGGCGCCGCCCAAGGCATAGGCCGTGGCGTCTGCTGGCGGCTCAAGGCCGAAGGCGCGCAGGTGGTGGCAGTGGACCGTTCCGAGCTGGTCCACGAACTGGCAGGCGAGGGCATGCTGACCCTCACCGCCGACCTCGAACAGCACACCGATTGCGCCCGGGTCATGGCAACGGCCGTTGAAACCTTCGGCCGCCTCGACATCCTGGTCAACAACGTCGGCGGCACCATCTGGGCCAAGCCGTTCGAACACTACGAAGTGGAGCAGATCGAGGCCGAAGTCCGCCGCTCGCTGTTCCCCACCCTGTGGTGCTGCCATGCGGCGCTGCCGTACATGCTCGAACGCGGCAGCGGCGCCATCGTCAATGTCTCGTCCATCGCCACCCGTGGGGTTAACCGCGTGCCATACGGCGCGGCCAAGGGCGGGGTCAATGCGCTCACCGCCTGCCTGGCCTTCGAAACCGCTGACCGTGGCATTCGCGTCAACGCCACCGCCCCCGGTGGCACCGAAGCACCGCCGCGGCGCGTGCCGCGCAACGCTGCCGAGCAAAGCGAGCAGGACAAGGCCTGGTACCAGCAAATCGTCGACCAAACCCTGAGCAGCAGCCTGATGCACCGCTACGGCAGCATCGACGAACAGGTCGGCGCCATTCTCTTCCTCGCCTCCGACGAAGCCTCCTACATCACCGGCGTGACGCTGCCGGTAGGGGGCGGCGACCTCGGTTAA
- the benC gene encoding benzoate 1,2-dioxygenase electron transfer component BenC, giving the protein MSFQIALNFEDGVTRFIEASGHETVADAAYRQGINIPLDCRDGACGTCKCKAESGRYDLGDNFIEDALSEDEIADGYVLTCQMRAESDCVVRIPASSQLCKTEQASFEAAISDVRQLSASTIALSIKGEALSRLAFLPGQYVNLKVPGSDQSRAYSFSSLQKDGEVSFLIRNVPGGLMSSFLTSLAKAGDSMSLAGPLGSFYLRPIQRPLLLLAGGTGLAPFTAMLEKIAEQGSEHPLHLIYGVTNDFDLVELDRLQALAARIPNFTYSACVANPDSQYPQKGYVTQHIEPRHLNDGDVDVYLCGPPPMVEAVSQYIREQGITPANFYYEKFAAAA; this is encoded by the coding sequence TCAACATCCCCCTGGACTGCCGCGACGGCGCCTGTGGCACGTGCAAGTGCAAGGCCGAATCCGGGCGTTACGACCTGGGCGACAACTTCATCGAAGACGCCCTGAGCGAAGACGAGATTGCCGACGGCTACGTGCTGACCTGCCAGATGCGCGCCGAAAGCGACTGCGTGGTGCGCATTCCGGCGTCCTCGCAGCTGTGCAAGACCGAGCAGGCCAGTTTCGAAGCGGCCATCAGCGACGTGCGCCAGCTGTCGGCCAGCACCATTGCCCTGTCGATCAAGGGCGAGGCCCTGAGCCGCCTGGCGTTCCTGCCAGGCCAGTACGTCAACCTCAAGGTGCCAGGCAGCGACCAGAGCCGGGCCTACTCCTTCAGCTCGCTGCAGAAGGATGGCGAGGTCAGCTTCCTCATTCGCAACGTGCCCGGCGGGCTGATGAGCAGCTTCCTCACCAGCCTGGCCAAGGCCGGCGACAGCATGAGCCTGGCCGGCCCCCTGGGCAGTTTCTACCTGCGCCCGATCCAACGCCCGCTGCTGCTGCTGGCCGGTGGCACTGGCCTGGCGCCGTTCACGGCGATGCTGGAGAAGATTGCCGAGCAGGGTAGCGAGCACCCGCTGCACTTGATCTACGGGGTCACCAACGACTTCGACCTGGTCGAGTTGGACCGCCTGCAGGCCCTAGCGGCGCGCATCCCCAACTTCACCTACAGCGCCTGTGTGGCCAACCCCGACAGCCAATACCCGCAGAAGGGCTACGTGACCCAGCACATCGAGCCACGCCACCTCAATGACGGCGACGTGGACGTCTACCTGTGCGGGCCACCGCCGATGGTCGAGGCGGTCAGCCAGTACATCCGCGAGCAGGGAATCACCCCGGCGAACTTCTACTACGAAAAGTTTGCTGCAGCGGCCTGA